Proteins from a genomic interval of Clostridium cochlearium:
- a CDS encoding CPBP family intramembrane glutamic endopeptidase: MNNKTIKGILVITFISILIMYIVDYIVNPGYIYKSAIKIVVFLILPVVYTLYDKNIKLKYIFKIKSRRDLIYSIILGLAIYFGILTAYFLLKNFIDLDNIVGVLDKNVKVNRSNFLWIALYISFINSLLEEFFFRGFIFLNLKKISKRKFAYIISAVAFSIYHVAIMANWFNPVIFLLAMIGLFIGGVIFNYLNEKNENIYNSWVVHMMANFSINTIGFIMFRMI; the protein is encoded by the coding sequence ATGAATAATAAAACTATTAAAGGAATATTGGTAATTACCTTTATATCCATATTGATAATGTATATTGTAGACTACATTGTTAATCCTGGTTATATTTATAAATCAGCAATAAAAATAGTAGTGTTTTTAATTTTACCAGTTGTATATACTTTGTATGATAAGAATATAAAGTTAAAATATATTTTTAAAATCAAATCTAGAAGAGATTTAATTTATTCGATAATTTTAGGTTTGGCAATATATTTTGGAATATTGACAGCTTATTTTTTGCTGAAAAATTTTATTGATTTGGATAACATTGTAGGGGTATTGGATAAAAATGTAAAAGTAAATAGAAGTAATTTTTTATGGATAGCTTTATATATTTCATTTATTAATTCACTATTAGAAGAATTTTTCTTTAGAGGTTTTATATTTTTAAATTTAAAAAAAATAAGTAAGAGAAAATTTGCTTATATAATAAGTGCCGTTGCTTTTTCTATATACCATGTAGCTATTATGGCAAATTGGTTTAATCCAGTTATTTTTCTCTTAGCAATGATAGGATTATTTATTGGAGGGGTTATATTTAATTATTTAAATGAAAAGAACGAAAATATATATAATTCTTGGGTTGTACATATGATGGCTAATTTTTCA
- a CDS encoding type II restriction enzyme — MRCLSETISKTKNDDAWEKLFEKYRIIEKINKEGKFEITSAQINEFREARLMTKFDHKNNLPKLFSKNKFSILPITRGRYVISRFEAYKNFEDINSKITKISFPNYIESIDYKNITSEAMAINCAYVSGIISDFLEDKKIVPTVTGRMSSSSFEFLINNVEFNKKIPLKVMNSQVEIDGGFEGKYALALLEAKNSISEDFLIRQLYYPFRLWNKKVSKEVKPIFMTYSNDVFSFYEYKFTNEFEYNSLRLLKQKNYIINKEDILLEDILEILNSVAIVKEPKVPFPQADNFKRVINLCELLTKNNMTKDQITLNYDFDPRQADYYVNAGIYLGLICRKKEKNKSIYTISNLGKNIMKQNYRTRQLSFAKLILEHKVFNYTLKLYFKKCDFPSKTEVVNIMKDSNMLNIKSEETFRRRASSIIGWINWILNLSK; from the coding sequence ATGAGGTGCTTATCAGAAACTATTAGTAAAACTAAAAATGATGATGCATGGGAAAAGCTATTTGAAAAGTATCGCATTATAGAAAAAATAAATAAAGAAGGTAAGTTTGAAATAACATCTGCTCAGATTAATGAATTTAGAGAAGCAAGACTTATGACAAAATTTGATCATAAAAATAATCTACCTAAGTTATTTAGTAAAAATAAGTTTTCAATATTACCAATTACAAGAGGAAGGTATGTTATTTCTAGGTTTGAGGCATATAAGAATTTTGAAGATATTAATAGTAAAATAACAAAGATATCCTTTCCCAATTATATTGAAAGTATTGATTATAAAAATATAACTAGCGAGGCAATGGCAATAAATTGTGCTTATGTATCTGGAATAATTTCTGATTTTCTTGAAGATAAAAAAATAGTTCCAACTGTTACAGGAAGAATGAGTTCTTCATCATTTGAATTTTTAATTAATAATGTGGAATTTAATAAAAAGATACCTTTAAAAGTTATGAATTCTCAGGTGGAAATTGATGGAGGATTTGAAGGAAAGTATGCACTTGCATTATTAGAAGCTAAAAATTCCATATCAGAAGATTTTTTAATAAGACAATTATATTATCCTTTTAGACTGTGGAATAAAAAAGTATCCAAAGAAGTTAAACCTATATTTATGACTTATTCTAATGATGTATTTTCATTTTACGAATATAAATTTACTAATGAATTTGAATATAATTCTTTAAGGCTATTAAAACAGAAGAATTATATAATAAATAAAGAAGATATTTTACTTGAAGATATTTTAGAAATATTAAATTCAGTAGCTATTGTAAAAGAACCAAAAGTGCCGTTTCCACAAGCAGATAATTTTAAGAGAGTTATAAATTTATGTGAATTACTAACAAAAAATAATATGACCAAAGATCAAATTACACTCAATTATGATTTCGATCCTAGACAAGCTGACTATTATGTAAATGCAGGTATATATTTAGGACTAATTTGTAGAAAAAAAGAAAAGAATAAATCTATATATACTATATCAAACTTAGGAAAGAATATAATGAAGCAAAACTATAGGACAAGACAATTAAGTTTTGCAAAGTTAATTCTTGAGCATAAAGTATTTAATTATACATTAAAATTATATTTTAAAAAATGTGATTTTCCTAGTAAAACTGAAGTAGTAAATATAATGAAAGATTCCAATATGCTTAATATAAAATCTGAGGAAACATTTAGAAGAAGAGCATCATCTATAATAGGATGGATTAATTGGATATTAAATCTAAGTAAATAA
- a CDS encoding DNA adenine methylase — translation MKKRRNKFVAPVVKWVGGKRQLITEIEKYFPDKYSTYYEPFLGGGAVLFHFQPPKAVVNDVNNELINLYIVIKENVEELIYELEKHKNEKEYFYKIRALDRNKEFYESLTNVQKAARILYLNKTCFNGLFRVNNSGEFNTPFGKYKNPNIVDKITLTAVSNYFNQNNIKFMCGDFEEGVKGIRKGAFVYLDPPYDPVSDSSNFTGYSKGGFGRDDQKRLKKLCDKLNKREVKFLLSNSATDFIKDLYKDYEIEIIKAKRAINSKGDKRGEVDEVLIRNY, via the coding sequence ATGAAGAAAAGACGAAATAAATTCGTAGCACCAGTAGTAAAATGGGTAGGAGGCAAAAGACAGTTAATAACAGAGATAGAAAAATATTTTCCTGATAAATATTCTACTTATTATGAACCATTTTTAGGGGGGGGAGCTGTTCTTTTTCATTTTCAACCTCCAAAAGCTGTAGTTAATGATGTAAACAATGAATTAATAAATTTGTATATTGTTATTAAAGAAAATGTAGAAGAGTTAATATATGAATTAGAAAAGCATAAAAATGAAAAGGAATATTTTTATAAAATTAGAGCTTTGGATAGAAATAAGGAGTTTTATGAAAGTCTAACAAATGTTCAGAAAGCAGCAAGGATATTATATTTAAACAAAACTTGTTTTAATGGATTATTTAGAGTAAATAATTCTGGGGAGTTTAATACCCCTTTTGGAAAATATAAAAATCCAAATATAGTTGATAAAATTACCTTAACAGCTGTAAGTAATTATTTTAATCAAAATAATATAAAGTTTATGTGTGGCGATTTTGAAGAGGGAGTAAAGGGTATAAGAAAAGGGGCTTTTGTGTATTTAGACCCACCATATGATCCTGTTTCCGATAGTTCAAATTTTACTGGGTATTCTAAAGGAGGATTTGGAAGAGATGATCAGAAACGTCTTAAAAAATTATGTGATAAATTAAATAAAAGAGAGGTTAAATTTTTATTATCTAATTCAGCTACGGATTTTATAAAAGATTTATATAAAGATTATGAAATAGAAATTATTAAGGCAAAAAGAGCAATAAATTCAAAAGGAGATAAAAGGGGAGAAGTTGATGAGGTGCTTATCAGAAACTATTAG
- a CDS encoding TRM11 family SAM-dependent methyltransferase, translating into MDKGYRLEYTTVWDFENRGSWASHKGDYPGNWSPYVPRNLILKYSKEKDLILDQFCGSGTTLIEASLLNRRAIGCDINERAINTSNNRLNSVNKENIILLNRDARNLYDIKDNSIDLICTHPPYANIIKYSNNIKNDLSLLNILEFYKSMEKVANECYRVLKDKKYCAILMGDTRKNGCIIPLGFNIMNIFMNSGFKIKEIIIKKQNNCKSTEYWKKICIEKNFYLIAHEYLFVFIKNL; encoded by the coding sequence ATGGATAAAGGGTATAGATTAGAATATACAACTGTGTGGGATTTTGAAAATAGGGGAAGTTGGGCAAGTCATAAAGGAGATTATCCAGGTAATTGGAGTCCATATGTACCAAGAAATTTAATTTTAAAGTATTCAAAAGAGAAAGATTTAATATTGGATCAGTTTTGTGGTAGTGGTACAACTCTAATAGAAGCATCACTTCTAAATAGAAGAGCAATTGGATGTGATATTAATGAAAGAGCAATAAATACTTCTAATAATAGATTAAATAGCGTTAATAAGGAAAATATAATTTTATTAAATAGAGATGCTAGAAATTTATATGATATAAAAGATAACTCAATAGATTTAATATGTACTCATCCACCTTATGCAAATATAATAAAATATAGCAATAATATAAAAAATGATTTATCATTACTAAACATATTAGAATTTTATAAATCAATGGAAAAGGTTGCTAATGAATGTTATAGAGTATTAAAGGATAAAAAATATTGTGCTATACTAATGGGAGATACAAGAAAAAATGGATGTATTATTCCTTTAGGTTTTAACATAATGAATATATTTATGAATTCTGGGTTTAAAATAAAGGAAATAATAATAAAAAAACAGAACAATTGTAAATCAACAGAATATTGGAAGAAAATTTGTATTGAAAAAAATTTTTATTTAATTGCACATGAATATTTATTTGTATTTATTAAAAATTTATAG
- a CDS encoding ADP-ribose-binding protein: protein MGNNNLDKISIIKGDITKENVDAIVNAANSRLLGGGGVDGAIHSVGGSEILKECKKIINKIGKLETGKAVITSGGNLKAKYVIHTVGPIWRGGNYNEETLLANCYINSLNLALEKGIKTIAFPNISTGVYGFPQDLAVEIVFNTMKENIEKYKEIKEIKFVCFDDWNYKLYLKKFS from the coding sequence ATGGGAAATAATAATTTAGATAAAATAAGCATAATAAAAGGAGATATAACCAAAGAGAATGTAGATGCCATTGTTAATGCAGCTAATAGCAGATTGCTTGGTGGCGGTGGGGTAGATGGAGCCATACATAGTGTAGGAGGTAGTGAAATTCTTAAAGAATGTAAGAAGATCATAAATAAAATAGGAAAATTAGAAACAGGAAAAGCAGTTATAACATCAGGAGGAAATTTAAAAGCAAAATACGTTATACACACAGTAGGTCCTATATGGAGAGGCGGAAACTATAATGAAGAAACTTTATTAGCAAATTGCTATATAAATAGTTTAAACCTAGCATTAGAAAAAGGTATTAAAACTATAGCTTTCCCCAATATAAGTACAGGTGTATATGGATTCCCACAGGATTTAGCAGTTGAAATAGTATTTAATACCATGAAAGAAAATATAGAAAAATACAAAGAGATAAAAGAAATTAAATTTGTTTGCTTTGATGATTGGAATTACAAATTGTATTTAAAAAAGTTTAGTTAA
- a CDS encoding methylated-DNA--[protein]-cysteine S-methyltransferase produces MNSIYSYQTEIGKIYIVENGTAITHLYFNECPLLDNFEEKETELIKKAYKQLNEYLLGERKDFDLPLLPEGTDFQQKVWKALREIPFGETKSYGEIAKNIGNPKAARAVGMANNKNPLPIFIPCHRVIGANGKLIGYGGGLKIKEYLLTIEKI; encoded by the coding sequence ATGAATAGCATATACTCCTACCAAACCGAAATAGGTAAAATTTATATAGTTGAAAATGGAACTGCAATTACCCACCTATATTTTAATGAATGTCCTCTATTAGATAATTTTGAAGAAAAAGAAACTGAATTGATTAAAAAAGCTTATAAGCAATTAAATGAATATCTTTTAGGTGAAAGAAAAGATTTTGATCTCCCCCTTTTACCTGAAGGTACAGATTTTCAACAAAAGGTTTGGAAAGCATTAAGAGAAATTCCCTTTGGAGAAACTAAAAGTTATGGAGAAATTGCAAAAAATATTGGAAATCCTAAAGCTGCACGTGCAGTTGGTATGGCCAACAACAAAAACCCTCTTCCGATTTTTATTCCCTGTCATAGAGTAATTGGTGCAAATGGGAAGTTAATAGGATATGGTGGTGGACTAAAAATTAAAGAATACTTACTTACAATTGAAAAAATATAA
- a CDS encoding putative holin-like toxin, protein MGNDVLMLLFQAGVFLVALLTFIVLLIEKMSKK, encoded by the coding sequence ATGGGTAACGATGTTTTAATGTTACTATTTCAGGCAGGAGTATTCTTGGTAGCACTATTAACATTTATAGTGCTACTTATAGAGAAAATGTCAAAAAAATAG
- a CDS encoding nucleotidyltransferase family protein, translated as MLDNKLKTQLEIIFSKYPQVEKVLLFGSRARGDNKYNSDIDLCIFGEELSHLTLAKITFDIEDLDTCLMFDILAFNELNKEDLIKNILNEGVVIYHAKKIR; from the coding sequence TTGTTAGATAATAAATTAAAAACTCAATTAGAAATAATTTTTTCAAAGTATCCTCAAGTTGAAAAGGTATTACTATTTGGTTCACGTGCCAGAGGTGATAATAAGTATAATTCAGATATAGATTTATGTATATTTGGTGAAGAATTAAGCCATTTAACATTGGCTAAAATCACTTTTGATATAGAGGATTTAGATACCTGCTTAATGTTTGATATATTAGCATTTAACGAATTAAATAAGGAAGATTTAATAAAAAATATATTAAATGAAGGAGTTGTTATTTACCATGCCAAAAAGATTAGATGA
- a CDS encoding HI0074 family nucleotidyltransferase substrate-binding subunit, which produces MPKRLDERINDFVNALSRLQEALEKDISDDIIIDGIIQRFEFTFEQSWKAMKLYLEDQGILDEAVSPIILSA; this is translated from the coding sequence ATGCCAAAAAGATTAGATGAAAGAATAAATGATTTTGTAAATGCACTCTCTAGATTACAAGAAGCTTTGGAAAAAGATATTAGCGATGATATAATAATAGATGGTATTATCCAAAGGTTTGAATTTACATTTGAACAGAGTTGGAAAGCTATGAAATTATATTTAGAAGATCAAGGTATATTAGATGAAGCAGTATCTCCTATTATTCTATCTGCCTGA
- a CDS encoding sensor histidine kinase, which produces MISLKFKSDEKHQKIVVSGNLDNVYFYVDEQWTIEAILNIIKNCIEHTKEGGEIKVHISETPLFSRILIEDNGEGIDKKDLPHIFERFYKGSNSVNAESVGIGLALTKVIIERQGGTILVNSKKGKGSKFTITFLKGII; this is translated from the coding sequence TTGATAAGTTTAAAGTTTAAAAGTGATGAGAAGCATCAAAAGATAGTGGTAAGCGGTAATTTGGATAATGTGTATTTTTATGTAGATGAACAGTGGACGATTGAAGCAATATTAAACATTATAAAAAATTGTATTGAACATACAAAAGAAGGAGGAGAAATAAAAGTACATATTTCTGAAACTCCTTTGTTTAGTAGAATTTTAATTGAGGACAATGGAGAAGGCATAGATAAAAAGGATTTACCACATATATTTGAAAGATTTTATAAAGGAAGCAATTCTGTTAATGCAGAAAGCGTAGGTATTGGACTTGCTTTAACCAAAGTGATTATAGAAAGGCAAGGAGGAACCATATTAGTAAACAGTAAAAAGGGAAAAGGAAGTAAGTTTACTATTACTTTTTTAAAAGGAATAATATAG
- a CDS encoding HD domain-containing protein, with the protein MEARKLLDALLVAEKLKDTTRHCYTSKGRHESVAEHSWMMTLIAFFIRDEFPEADMDKVIRMCIIHDLGECFTGDIPTFEKNLDHELMEENLLYNWVDSLPEEYAVEMRELYEEMAERKTVESQIYKAIDGLEALIQHNMSDLSTWIPKEFELNLTYADDKVAFSDYLKSLRQAIREDTIQKIDEAK; encoded by the coding sequence ATGGAAGCAAGAAAATTATTAGATGCATTATTGGTGGCCGAAAAGCTTAAAGATACAACTCGTCATTGCTATACTTCCAAAGGCAGACATGAGAGTGTTGCAGAACATAGTTGGATGATGACCTTGATAGCTTTCTTTATAAGGGATGAATTCCCCGAAGCTGATATGGATAAGGTTATCAGAATGTGCATTATTCATGACTTGGGAGAATGTTTTACTGGAGATATTCCTACTTTTGAAAAGAACCTAGACCACGAGCTGATGGAAGAAAATCTGCTTTATAACTGGGTTGATTCCTTGCCAGAGGAATATGCAGTAGAAATGCGAGAACTTTATGAAGAAATGGCAGAACGCAAAACAGTTGAATCTCAAATTTATAAAGCCATTGATGGCCTTGAAGCATTGATTCAGCACAATATGTCAGACTTGTCTACTTGGATTCCCAAAGAATTTGAACTCAATCTAACCTACGCAGATGATAAGGTTGCGTTCTCCGATTATTTAAAATCTTTAAGACAAGCTATTCGTGAAGATACCATCCAAAAGATTGATGAAGCAAAGTAA
- a CDS encoding DUF6143 family protein yields MGNGSNAWAALVNPKNSGKDLFVNVFTISNFSSSTIKAEIWLNTRPPGNPAISSFVSPANTALCPPPKPKVLLEYVQSTHGIPCGGVNIYDRIVPPNTTIVSEEDGKFIIPAGGNFSLFLRSANNELINNNVAFGWWKKQVKF; encoded by the coding sequence ATTGGTAATGGTAGTAATGCATGGGCTGCTTTAGTAAATCCTAAAAACTCTGGTAAGGATTTATTTGTTAATGTATTTACAATTTCTAATTTTTCTTCAAGTACAATTAAAGCTGAAATTTGGTTAAATACAAGACCACCTGGAAATCCAGCTATTTCTTCCTTTGTATCACCTGCTAATACAGCTTTATGTCCTCCACCAAAGCCTAAGGTTTTATTAGAATATGTACAGTCTACCCATGGAATCCCATGTGGTGGAGTTAATATATATGACCGTATTGTTCCACCTAACACAACTATAGTTTCAGAAGAAGATGGGAAATTTATAATACCTGCAGGTGGAAATTTTTCATTATTCTTAAGATCCGCTAATAATGAATTAATTAATAATAATGTAGCCTTTGGATGGTGGAAAAAACAAGTTAAATTCTAA
- a CDS encoding ABC transporter ATP-binding protein: MLTIKNLSKVFNKDTINENRVLDNFNVEIEEGDFITIIGSNGAGKSTLLNLISGTLEQDNGVINLNNKEISNMPEYKRTRFIGRVFQDPSKGVSPNMTILENMSMAFNKGKRFGLTMGINKKDIEKFKEMLTELNLGLEDKLNTKVGLLSGGQRQAMSLIMAVMCKPELLLLDEHTAALDPKTSERIIEITEKIINENKITTLMVTHNMNHAISMGNRLFMMHSGEIVLDIKNEEKDKLNIDKLLKYFEKIQAKDALSDRVLFS; the protein is encoded by the coding sequence TTGTTAACAATAAAAAACCTATCCAAAGTATTTAATAAAGATACAATTAATGAAAATAGAGTTTTGGATAATTTTAATGTTGAAATAGAAGAAGGAGATTTTATTACAATAATAGGAAGTAATGGAGCAGGAAAGTCCACATTATTAAATTTAATATCAGGGACTTTAGAACAGGATAATGGAGTTATAAATTTAAATAATAAAGAAATTAGTAATATGCCAGAATATAAACGTACAAGATTTATAGGAAGGGTTTTTCAAGACCCTTCAAAGGGAGTTTCACCTAATATGACCATTTTAGAAAATATGTCCATGGCCTTTAATAAAGGCAAAAGATTTGGATTAACCATGGGAATTAATAAAAAGGACATAGAAAAATTTAAGGAAATGCTAACAGAATTAAATTTAGGATTAGAAGATAAATTAAATACTAAGGTAGGACTTTTATCAGGAGGACAAAGACAGGCTATGTCTTTAATTATGGCAGTAATGTGTAAACCTGAACTGTTGCTCTTAGATGAGCATACAGCAGCACTAGATCCTAAAACTTCAGAGAGAATAATAGAAATTACAGAAAAAATAATTAATGAAAATAAAATAACTACACTGATGGTTACTCACAATATGAATCATGCTATAAGTATGGGAAATAGACTTTTTATGATGCATAGCGGAGAAATAGTTTTAGATATAAAAAATGAAGAAAAGGATAAATTGAATATTGATAAGCTTTTAAAGTATTTTGAAAAAATTCAAGCAAAAGATGCACTAAGTGACAGAGTGTTGTTTTCCTAA
- a CDS encoding ABC transporter permease translates to MDILINVLEQGLIFSIVSLGVYISYKILDFPDLSADGTFPLGAAVTAALIVKGVNPFIACIVSFAAGCIGGLTTGILHVKFKITNLLSGILVMLGLYSINLRIMKKSNVPLFGEKTIFSSSIAPLVIIVLFAILSKILLDLFLKTKLGFLLKAVGDNEQLVSSLGVNKDVIKVIGLMISNGLVALAGSIMAQQGGFADVGMGMGTVVIGLAAVIMGESLFGKINFIKATTTTILGSILYKGAIALALKFGLQSADLKLITAVIVVMALSLNGKSLNFKRKNKAIVGGDGVVNNKKPIQSI, encoded by the coding sequence ATGGATATTTTAATTAATGTATTAGAACAAGGACTTATATTTTCCATAGTTTCCCTTGGAGTATATATAAGTTATAAAATATTAGATTTCCCTGATTTATCAGCAGATGGAACATTTCCATTAGGAGCAGCAGTAACGGCTGCCCTAATAGTTAAAGGTGTAAATCCTTTTATAGCTTGCATAGTCTCATTTGCAGCTGGATGTATAGGAGGATTAACAACAGGAATACTCCATGTTAAATTTAAAATAACAAATCTTTTATCTGGTATTTTAGTTATGTTAGGCTTATATTCTATAAATTTAAGAATTATGAAAAAATCTAATGTGCCTTTATTCGGAGAAAAGACTATTTTTTCATCAAGTATAGCACCTTTAGTTATAATAGTTTTATTTGCAATTTTATCAAAAATATTATTGGATTTATTTTTAAAAACTAAATTAGGCTTTTTATTAAAAGCAGTGGGAGATAATGAGCAATTAGTTTCATCTCTTGGAGTAAATAAAGATGTAATTAAAGTTATAGGACTTATGATTTCCAATGGACTTGTAGCATTGGCAGGTTCAATTATGGCTCAACAAGGTGGATTTGCAGATGTTGGAATGGGCATGGGTACTGTAGTTATAGGACTTGCAGCAGTTATAATGGGAGAGTCTTTATTTGGTAAAATAAATTTTATAAAAGCAACAACTACTACTATTTTAGGTTCTATTTTGTATAAAGGAGCAATTGCCCTAGCTTTAAAATTTGGACTTCAATCAGCAGATTTAAAGCTTATAACAGCAGTTATTGTGGTTATGGCATTGTCTTTAAATGGCAAAAGTTTAAACTTTAAAAGAAAGAATAAAGCTATAGTTGGAGGTGATGGTGTTGTTAACAATAAAAAACCTATCCAAAGTATTTAA
- a CDS encoding ABC transporter substrate-binding protein has translation MVAKKKISILTAVLLTLSIFGGCGKPQDTKEKALGDKEVIKIGITQIIEHPALDKSREGFIDALKSKGFEDGKNIKIDYQNAQGDMPTTQSIAKDFVSKKEDIIFAVATPSAQAAFNATKEIPILITAVTDPVDAGLVKSIEKPGTNVTGTSDIVPIEAQLKLLKKIMPKAKKVGILFNTSENNSQIQVKNIKNAASKFNLEVIEASITNVNEVPQALNSLLEKVDVLYTPTDNTVASAMTMISNECFKKNIPIIGAERAHVTGGALATIGIDYYKLGFQTGLLAVDIINGKKPSEMPIETLEQMQLVINEDSVKKLNLNIPKELIEKAEMVKKGDK, from the coding sequence ATGGTAGCAAAGAAAAAAATTTCAATTCTTACAGCAGTTCTTTTAACATTATCAATTTTTGGAGGTTGTGGTAAACCACAGGACACCAAAGAAAAAGCTCTTGGTGATAAAGAGGTAATAAAAATAGGGATTACTCAAATAATAGAGCATCCAGCCCTTGATAAATCCAGAGAAGGCTTTATTGATGCATTAAAATCTAAAGGTTTTGAAGATGGTAAAAACATTAAAATAGATTATCAAAATGCACAAGGAGATATGCCTACAACTCAATCAATAGCCAAAGATTTTGTTTCTAAAAAGGAAGATATTATATTTGCAGTGGCAACACCTTCTGCTCAAGCGGCTTTTAACGCAACTAAAGAAATTCCAATTCTTATAACAGCGGTTACAGACCCAGTAGATGCAGGGCTTGTTAAATCAATAGAAAAACCAGGAACCAATGTTACAGGAACATCAGATATTGTTCCCATAGAAGCTCAACTAAAGTTATTAAAAAAAATAATGCCAAAGGCAAAAAAAGTTGGTATTTTATTTAATACAAGTGAAAATAATTCACAAATACAAGTTAAAAATATTAAAAATGCTGCTTCAAAATTTAATTTAGAAGTTATTGAGGCGTCAATAACAAATGTAAATGAAGTACCTCAAGCTTTAAATTCACTTTTAGAGAAAGTTGATGTTTTGTATACACCTACAGATAATACAGTGGCTTCAGCTATGACAATGATTTCTAATGAATGTTTTAAGAAAAATATACCAATAATAGGTGCAGAAAGAGCTCATGTAACGGGAGGAGCACTTGCAACTATAGGTATTGACTACTATAAATTAGGATTTCAAACAGGACTTTTAGCAGTAGACATTATTAATGGGAAAAAACCTAGTGAAATGCCTATAGAAACCTTAGAACAAATGCAACTAGTTATTAATGAAGATTCTGTTAAAAAACTTAATTTGAATATACCTAAAGAATTAATAGAAAAAGCAGAGATGGTTAAGAAAGGAGATAAATAA
- a CDS encoding methyl-accepting chemotaxis protein: MLKSDNFKTNEEILEAFKIVLPYINSITPDDMAIVLTDLEKYIGYHNANEFTLDLSEGKSIKGIKTIEDCIKNKKDISDSVPPEVYGRTLKTLFTPIYGVNNEVIGTLSSGIDFENNSKLVESVSNLAEVIKQITESINQVAQSAGSLADSGQDSIEKVNELTNKQKDTAQILQIIKNIASQTNLLGLNAAIEASRAGENGRGFAVVATEVRKLSEQSQESVKNIEAILKEMTDSVNDINNTIGNVGAISQEQAAATEGKRQSFSTFNNSKNSIKIS; the protein is encoded by the coding sequence GTGTTAAAGAGTGATAATTTTAAAACAAATGAAGAAATTTTAGAAGCTTTTAAAATAGTATTACCCTATATCAATAGTATAACTCCTGATGATATGGCAATAGTATTAACAGATTTAGAAAAATACATAGGGTATCATAATGCAAATGAATTTACATTAGATTTATCAGAGGGTAAATCTATAAAAGGAATTAAAACCATTGAAGATTGTATAAAAAACAAAAAAGATATATCAGATAGTGTTCCACCAGAAGTCTATGGTAGAACACTAAAAACCTTATTCACCCCTATATATGGTGTGAATAATGAAGTAATAGGAACTCTTAGCTCAGGAATAGATTTTGAAAATAATAGTAAACTTGTAGAATCTGTTTCTAATTTAGCAGAAGTTATAAAACAAATTACAGAAAGTATTAACCAAGTTGCTCAATCGGCAGGTAGCCTAGCAGATTCAGGACAAGACTCTATTGAAAAAGTAAATGAATTAACTAATAAGCAAAAAGATACAGCCCAAATTTTACAAATTATAAAAAATATTGCCAGTCAAACAAATTTACTAGGATTAAATGCAGCTATAGAAGCTTCTAGAGCTGGGGAAAATGGTCGTGGATTTGCAGTAGTGGCAACAGAAGTTAGAAAATTATCAGAGCAGTCTCAAGAATCCGTAAAGAATATTGAAGCAATATTAAAAGAAATGACTGATAGTGTAAATGATATTAATAATACTATAGGAAATGTAGGTGCTATAAGCCAAGAACAAGCAGCAGCTACAGAAGGTAAGCGTCAAAGTTTTAGCACCTTTAATAATTCCAAGAATAGTATTAAAATATCCTAG